One genomic region from Streptomyces sp. Li-HN-5-11 encodes:
- a CDS encoding ATP/GTP-binding protein: MDYDDSSDHDGSADPFPTALKILVAGGFGVGKTTFVGAVSEIAPLSTEELLTTVSAATDNLDGIENKVETTVAMDFGRITLDPRHVLYLFGTPGQERFWFMWDELSEGALGAVILADTRRLEECFAAVDFFEQRGLAFVVAVNEFDGAHRYDPGEVRAALDLDPGIPVVRCDARISSSGVQTLLTLVRHLIAQAPAPAPSHGAHL, encoded by the coding sequence ATGGACTACGACGACAGCTCTGACCACGACGGCAGCGCCGACCCCTTCCCCACCGCGCTGAAGATCCTGGTGGCGGGCGGGTTCGGAGTGGGCAAGACCACCTTCGTCGGCGCCGTCAGTGAGATCGCGCCGCTCAGCACGGAGGAGCTGCTCACCACGGTCAGCGCGGCCACGGACAACCTCGACGGCATCGAGAACAAGGTCGAGACCACCGTGGCGATGGACTTCGGCCGCATCACCCTCGACCCGCGGCACGTCCTCTACCTGTTCGGCACGCCCGGACAGGAGCGCTTCTGGTTCATGTGGGACGAGCTGTCCGAGGGCGCCCTGGGCGCGGTGATCCTCGCCGACACCCGCCGCCTGGAGGAGTGCTTCGCCGCCGTCGACTTCTTCGAACAGCGGGGCCTCGCCTTCGTCGTCGCCGTCAACGAGTTCGACGGCGCCCACCGCTACGACCCCGGGGAGGTAAGGGCGGCCCTGGACCTGGACCCGGGCATCCCCGTCGTCCGCTGCGACGCCCGCATCTCCAGCTCCGGCGTCCAGACACTGCTGACCCTCGTACGCCACCTCATCGCCCAGGCACCCGCCCCCGCGCCGAGCCACGGCGCGCACCTGTGA
- a CDS encoding ATP-binding cassette domain-containing protein: MIDAQQLTKRYGEKTAVDGLDFVVKPGTVTGFLGPNGAGKSTTMRMIVGLDAPTSGSVTVNGRHYARHQAPLQEVGALLEAKSIHPGRSACNHLRALALTHGIPRRRVDEVIELAGLGSVAKKRAGAFSLGMGQRLGIAAALLGDPQTVMLDEPVNGLDPEGVLWIRNLLTALAAEGRTVFVSSHLMSEVALVADHLIIVGRGRLLADTTVRDLVREAGGDTVTVASDDPARLREVLAGPGVEIAGRIGSEELQVTGLSAREIGLKAAEHGIPLFELTTKAVSLEEAFMELTRDAVEYHGSTTGTETPGSAA, encoded by the coding sequence ATGATCGACGCACAGCAGCTCACCAAGCGGTACGGGGAGAAGACGGCCGTCGACGGTCTGGACTTCGTGGTGAAGCCGGGCACGGTGACCGGCTTCCTGGGACCCAATGGGGCGGGCAAGTCCACGACCATGCGCATGATCGTCGGGCTGGACGCGCCGACGAGCGGCTCGGTCACCGTGAACGGCCGCCACTACGCCCGTCACCAGGCGCCACTGCAGGAGGTCGGGGCGCTCCTGGAGGCGAAGTCGATCCACCCCGGCCGCTCGGCCTGCAACCACCTCAGGGCCCTCGCCCTCACCCACGGCATTCCGCGCCGCCGGGTGGACGAGGTCATCGAACTCGCCGGTCTCGGCAGCGTCGCGAAGAAGCGGGCCGGCGCCTTCTCCCTCGGCATGGGCCAGCGGCTCGGCATCGCGGCGGCGCTGCTGGGCGATCCGCAGACGGTGATGCTGGACGAGCCGGTGAACGGACTGGACCCCGAGGGTGTCCTGTGGATCCGGAACCTGCTCACCGCCCTCGCGGCCGAGGGGCGGACGGTGTTCGTCTCCTCCCACCTGATGAGCGAGGTGGCGCTGGTGGCCGACCACCTGATCATCGTCGGCCGCGGCCGGCTGCTGGCCGACACGACCGTGCGGGACCTGGTCCGTGAGGCGGGCGGCGACACCGTCACGGTCGCCTCGGACGACCCCGCACGGCTGCGGGAGGTGCTGGCCGGGCCGGGCGTGGAGATCGCCGGCCGCATCGGCTCGGAGGAGCTCCAGGTGACCGGGTTGTCCGCCCGTGAGATCGGGCTGAAGGCGGCCGAGCACGGGATCCCCCTGTTCGAGCTGACCACCAAGGCGGTGTCGCTGGAGGAGGCATTCATGGAACTGACCAGGGACGCCGTGGAGTACCACGGCTCCACCACCGGCACCGAGACCCCCGGGAGCGCGGCATGA
- a CDS encoding GAF domain-containing protein, with product MSYDPPRPAGRLLLTPEDKEAPARTLRLRRLGLGERAEPDLDAFADRLAQCTAAPYAMVNFLDDTGQFFAGLHTPGHDVLTVDTDGTRRELGRRMARDHGFCPHVVVRRKALVLEDVCDYPRFAGNPVVDEFGIRSYLGAPLIDSTGMVLGTVCVVDVEPRPWGRGGLETIKASAAELVLRLERWAGEGFLI from the coding sequence ATGAGCTACGACCCGCCGCGCCCGGCAGGTCGCCTGCTGCTCACACCCGAGGACAAGGAGGCTCCCGCCCGCACCCTGCGGCTGCGCCGGCTGGGTCTGGGGGAGCGTGCCGAGCCGGACCTCGACGCCTTCGCGGACCGCCTCGCCCAGTGCACCGCAGCGCCGTACGCGATGGTCAACTTCCTCGACGACACGGGGCAGTTCTTCGCCGGGCTGCACACGCCGGGACACGACGTCCTGACCGTGGACACCGACGGCACCCGGCGCGAACTCGGCCGCCGCATGGCGCGCGACCACGGCTTCTGCCCCCATGTGGTGGTCCGGCGCAAGGCACTCGTGCTGGAGGACGTCTGCGACTATCCGCGCTTCGCCGGCAACCCGGTCGTCGACGAGTTCGGCATCCGCTCCTACCTCGGCGCCCCCCTCATCGACAGCACGGGGATGGTGCTGGGCACGGTCTGCGTCGTCGATGTGGAGCCGCGGCCGTGGGGCAGGGGCGGGCTGGAGACCATCAAGGCGTCGGCGGCGGAACTCGTGCTGCGCCTGGAGCGGTGGGCGGGGGAGGGGTTTCTGATCTGA
- a CDS encoding roadblock/LC7 domain-containing protein encodes MASDAPTGHVSDLDWLMSGLVQRVPHTTSAVLLSCDGLVKSVHGLDHDSADHMAALASGLYSLGRSAGIRFGDGGDVRQVVVELDSTLLFVTTAGSGTCLAVLAGREADAAVLGYEMAMLVKSVRPYLVTAPRQHTAEPPALRP; translated from the coding sequence ATGGCGAGCGACGCGCCGACCGGCCATGTTTCCGACCTCGACTGGCTGATGAGCGGCCTCGTGCAGCGCGTACCGCACACCACCAGCGCGGTCCTGCTGTCGTGCGACGGGCTGGTGAAGTCCGTCCACGGCCTCGACCACGACAGCGCCGACCACATGGCCGCGCTGGCCTCCGGCCTGTACTCCCTCGGCCGCAGCGCCGGCATCCGCTTCGGCGACGGGGGCGACGTGCGGCAGGTCGTCGTCGAGCTCGACTCGACACTGCTGTTCGTCACCACCGCCGGCTCCGGCACCTGCCTCGCCGTGCTCGCCGGCCGCGAGGCCGACGCCGCGGTGCTGGGCTACGAGATGGCGATGCTGGTCAAGAGCGTCCGCCCCTACCTCGTGACCGCACCCCGGCAGCACACCGCCGAACCCCCGGCGCTGAGGCCTTGA
- a CDS encoding histidine kinase produces the protein MTTDDLSGMGPLVARLGRAGQRLRHADRARPWVLDTAVVVLVFLLFCLPDLLREVGAIGGDGDGPRRFRVAFTRLPVAGMLLLQAGLVLPLLWRRRAPAAAFGAVTAVFVLQWSLGAVLRADVALLVALYSLALHGRLRQLPWACAATAGALSLVAARVSAAVSVWDALFFLLSTATAALALGLMVRIRRAQLAGLRDRAARLEIERDQRGRLAVAAERARVAREMHDIVGHNLSVIITLADAGAYAAGAAPERGREALHLIGDTGRQALGELRRVLGVLREADGPPSEPELSPQPGLTDIDALCEGVRAAGLEVVYRSAGDVDALDSGVQLTVYRIVQEALTNTLKHAGAGARANLAIVVEDTRLTITVQDSGPLVPAGRPRTVNEEGHGLVGMRERAALYGGHVSAGASGAGWTVRADLDLTPQDGAR, from the coding sequence GTGACCACCGACGATCTCAGCGGTATGGGGCCGCTGGTCGCCCGGCTCGGCCGGGCCGGCCAGCGGCTCCGGCACGCCGACCGGGCCCGTCCCTGGGTGCTGGACACCGCGGTGGTGGTCCTGGTCTTCCTGCTGTTCTGCCTGCCGGACCTGCTGCGCGAGGTCGGCGCGATCGGCGGGGACGGCGACGGCCCGCGCCGCTTCCGGGTGGCGTTCACCCGGCTGCCCGTGGCCGGCATGCTGCTCCTGCAGGCGGGGCTGGTACTGCCGCTGCTGTGGCGGCGGCGGGCACCCGCCGCCGCCTTCGGCGCCGTCACGGCCGTGTTCGTCCTCCAGTGGTCCCTCGGCGCCGTGCTCCGCGCGGACGTCGCCCTCCTGGTCGCCCTGTACAGCCTGGCCCTGCACGGGCGGTTGAGGCAGCTGCCGTGGGCCTGCGCCGCCACCGCGGGCGCGCTGAGCCTGGTCGCGGCGCGGGTGTCGGCGGCCGTTTCGGTCTGGGACGCGCTGTTCTTCCTCCTCAGCACGGCGACCGCGGCGCTCGCGCTCGGCCTGATGGTCCGCATCCGGCGGGCCCAGCTGGCCGGGCTGCGGGACCGCGCGGCCCGGCTGGAGATCGAACGCGACCAGCGCGGCAGGCTCGCCGTCGCGGCCGAGCGGGCGCGGGTGGCCCGCGAGATGCACGACATCGTCGGCCACAACCTGTCCGTCATCATCACGCTCGCCGACGCGGGCGCCTATGCCGCCGGAGCCGCCCCGGAACGGGGCAGGGAGGCCCTGCACCTCATCGGCGACACCGGCCGCCAGGCCCTCGGCGAGCTGCGCCGGGTGCTCGGCGTGCTGCGCGAGGCGGACGGCCCGCCGAGCGAGCCGGAACTGAGCCCGCAGCCCGGGCTCACGGACATCGACGCGCTGTGCGAGGGAGTGCGCGCCGCCGGCCTGGAGGTCGTCTACCGCAGCGCCGGTGACGTCGACGCCCTCGACAGCGGGGTGCAGCTGACCGTCTACCGCATCGTGCAGGAGGCCCTGACGAACACCCTGAAGCACGCCGGCGCCGGCGCCCGTGCGAACCTGGCGATCGTCGTGGAGGACACGCGGCTGACCATCACCGTCCAGGACTCCGGCCCCCTCGTCCCGGCCGGCCGTCCCCGCACGGTGAACGAGGAAGGACACGGTCTGGTGGGCATGCGGGAACGAGCGGCGCTCTACGGCGGGCACGTCAGCGCGGGCGCCTCGGGCGCGGGATGGACGGTGCGGGCCGACCTCGACCTCACTCCCCAGGACGGTGCCCGGTGA
- a CDS encoding ATP-binding protein, with protein sequence MSHLRAPAARTDRREGGRHGRPVARTVPSLPETHIRPQLLRLAVLPPTAVALGAGAAVLFTVRSTGARPGPILWAVLAGAFSVTLAGIATAAVAAGRAARSVHDRITALRRSTARREADLRALVDALRHGEAPPQRLPRGGPPDDADEFELLASDLARAHDQAVTAVVQATQLSSQAGSEQKLEVFVNLARRLQSLVHREISILDELENEIEDPDLLKGLFHVDHLATRIRRHAENLAVLGGAVSRRQWSHPVSMTEVLRSAIAEVEQYSRVKLVPPIDGRLRGHAVADVIHLLAELVENATLFSAPQTQVLLRANLVTSGLAVEVEDRGLGMPVGEQVRMNALLADPDQVNVASLLADGRIGLFVVSQLAKRHGITVRLQTNIYGGVQAVLVVPQALLGTMPGAPGEGPRTEPVPAAGTGRPPAAPPYAPGPPGGPGAPHQVTPHRSPTGSPAAPARGGRHASPATGVPAGGPLGAAAGTVNAGSDADLYPPSSSAPGGPAGNGRSPSDASGTDGRPPAGVHGGDPGSASGAWRTDSTSPAGLSDIHGRSATGGSGDGVRPRSGADGEEPVPVPPESGGGPAPLPRRAAREGRPNPAEAVPGIRPEDRAAVAADAGMPPAPRAGAVRGTMGKPQLPRRRAQQHIVPQLRGGPAPRPDTEYVAGHDPGLMAAFQRGIGLAETRQHRDAAPPAPARPDEPAARADASALDAPLPEGPPPTAAQPVHASLPTRDLGAHTDVPVPGHDLSTRHDGSAPAG encoded by the coding sequence ATGTCTCACCTCCGTGCACCGGCCGCCCGCACCGACCGCCGTGAGGGCGGCCGGCACGGGCGGCCGGTCGCCCGCACCGTCCCCTCGCTGCCCGAGACCCACATACGGCCCCAGCTGCTGCGCCTCGCGGTGCTGCCACCGACCGCGGTCGCGCTCGGCGCCGGCGCCGCCGTGCTCTTCACCGTGCGCTCCACCGGTGCCCGCCCCGGTCCCATCCTGTGGGCCGTGCTCGCCGGGGCCTTCTCGGTGACGCTCGCGGGCATCGCCACCGCGGCCGTCGCCGCCGGCCGCGCCGCCCGGTCCGTGCACGACCGCATCACCGCGCTGCGCCGCAGCACCGCGCGCCGCGAGGCCGACCTGCGCGCCCTCGTCGACGCGCTGCGCCACGGGGAGGCGCCGCCGCAGCGCCTGCCACGCGGAGGGCCACCGGACGACGCCGACGAGTTCGAGCTGCTCGCCTCCGACCTGGCCCGGGCGCACGACCAGGCGGTCACCGCCGTCGTCCAGGCCACCCAGCTCTCCAGTCAGGCGGGCAGCGAACAGAAGCTCGAGGTGTTCGTCAACCTCGCCCGGCGTCTGCAGTCCCTGGTGCACCGCGAGATCTCCATCCTCGACGAGCTGGAGAACGAGATCGAGGACCCCGACCTGCTCAAGGGCCTCTTCCACGTGGACCACCTGGCCACCCGGATCCGCCGGCACGCCGAGAACCTCGCCGTCCTCGGCGGCGCCGTCTCCCGCCGCCAGTGGAGTCATCCCGTCTCCATGACCGAGGTGCTGCGTTCCGCCATCGCCGAGGTCGAGCAGTACTCGCGGGTCAAGCTCGTCCCGCCGATCGACGGCCGGCTGCGCGGCCACGCCGTCGCCGACGTCATTCACCTGCTGGCCGAACTCGTCGAGAACGCCACGCTGTTCTCCGCCCCGCAGACCCAGGTCCTGCTGCGCGCCAACCTCGTCACCTCCGGACTCGCCGTCGAGGTCGAGGACCGGGGCCTTGGCATGCCGGTCGGCGAACAGGTCAGGATGAACGCCCTGCTGGCCGACCCCGACCAGGTCAACGTCGCCAGTCTGCTCGCGGACGGCCGCATCGGCCTCTTCGTGGTGTCCCAGCTCGCCAAGCGGCACGGCATCACGGTCCGTCTGCAGACGAACATCTACGGAGGTGTGCAGGCCGTCCTCGTCGTGCCGCAGGCGCTGTTGGGCACGATGCCGGGAGCCCCGGGGGAGGGGCCCCGCACGGAGCCCGTTCCGGCGGCCGGCACCGGGCGGCCCCCGGCCGCGCCGCCGTACGCGCCGGGCCCCCCGGGCGGACCGGGGGCGCCGCACCAGGTGACCCCGCACCGGAGCCCCACGGGAAGCCCCGCCGCACCGGCCCGCGGCGGCAGGCACGCGAGCCCGGCCACCGGAGTCCCGGCCGGAGGGCCCCTCGGCGCCGCAGCCGGCACCGTGAACGCGGGCAGCGACGCGGACCTGTACCCGCCGTCGTCCTCCGCGCCGGGCGGGCCGGCCGGCAACGGGCGCTCCCCCTCGGACGCGAGCGGCACCGACGGCCGTCCCCCGGCCGGCGTGCACGGCGGCGACCCGGGCTCCGCGTCGGGCGCGTGGCGCACCGACAGCACGTCCCCGGCGGGCTTGAGCGACATCCACGGGCGCTCCGCGACCGGCGGGAGCGGCGACGGCGTACGCCCCCGGAGCGGCGCGGACGGCGAAGAACCGGTCCCCGTTCCGCCCGAGAGCGGCGGCGGGCCCGCGCCGCTGCCGCGCCGTGCTGCCCGCGAAGGACGCCCCAATCCGGCGGAGGCCGTGCCCGGCATCCGGCCCGAGGACCGGGCCGCGGTCGCCGCCGACGCGGGGATGCCGCCCGCCCCGCGGGCCGGGGCGGTGCGCGGCACCATGGGCAAGCCGCAACTGCCCCGGCGCCGCGCACAGCAGCACATCGTCCCCCAACTGCGCGGCGGCCCGGCGCCCCGCCCGGACACCGAGTACGTCGCCGGCCACGACCCCGGCCTGATGGCCGCCTTCCAGCGAGGCATCGGACTCGCCGAAACCCGGCAGCACCGGGATGCGGCCCCGCCGGCACCGGCCCGCCCGGACGAGCCCGCCGCCCGGGCCGACGCCTCCGCCCTGGACGCACCCCTCCCCGAGGGGCCCCCGCCCACCGCAGCGCAACCCGTGCACGCGTCCTTGCCGACCCGGGATCTCGGCGCGCACACCGACGTACCAGTGCCCGGACACGACCTCTCCACCCGGCACGACGGGAGCGCACCAGCCGGATGA
- a CDS encoding DUF742 domain-containing protein → MSAAVAGDGPWLDDAAGRLVRPFTVSNGRTRPSIALDLMSQVMATGVTPLGYLGPEHGQALDLCRSPVPVAEVAAHLRLPAAVTKVLLSDLVDCGALTTKPPAFHHHPTDRALLEAVLDGLRRQL, encoded by the coding sequence TTGAGCGCGGCGGTGGCCGGCGACGGGCCCTGGCTCGACGACGCGGCCGGACGGCTGGTGCGTCCCTTCACGGTCAGCAACGGCCGCACCCGGCCCAGCATCGCGCTCGACCTCATGTCGCAGGTGATGGCCACCGGGGTGACGCCCCTCGGCTATCTCGGACCCGAACACGGCCAGGCACTCGACCTGTGCCGCAGCCCCGTCCCGGTCGCCGAGGTCGCCGCCCATCTGAGGCTGCCGGCCGCGGTGACCAAGGTGCTGCTGTCCGACCTCGTCGACTGCGGCGCGCTGACCACCAAGCCCCCCGCGTTCCACCACCACCCCACCGACCGGGCCCTTCTGGAGGCAGTGCTCGATGGACTACGACGACAGCTCTGA
- a CDS encoding ABC transporter permease, which yields MSTLTATPETPESAQATPARPVYRVTGRRVLSSEWAKLWSLRSTWITLGLGLLFLVAFGVIAASHYKSSLDSGRHLDRDFATATAVSLSLFGTNFAQLALGVLGVLVTAGEYSTGMIRSTLAAVPRRLPVLWSKAAVYGLVALVVATVGTFVAFLVGSRIVSGTPAAMGLGHAGVVRSLLGAGLYLGLVGVIGAALGALLRSVAGGISVLVAALMLVPGLISLLPTSWQGDIDPYLPSHAGESIFALTHDSTTLSPGAGLLVFLGWTALALAGAAYRLMRSDV from the coding sequence ATGAGCACCCTGACGGCAACTCCTGAGACCCCCGAGAGCGCCCAGGCCACACCGGCCCGGCCCGTCTACCGGGTGACCGGACGGCGTGTGCTGTCCTCGGAGTGGGCCAAGCTCTGGTCCCTGCGCTCCACCTGGATCACCCTCGGCCTCGGCCTGCTGTTCCTCGTCGCCTTCGGTGTCATCGCCGCGAGCCACTACAAGTCCAGTCTCGACTCCGGCCGGCACCTGGACCGCGACTTCGCCACCGCGACGGCCGTGAGTTTGTCCCTCTTCGGCACGAACTTCGCCCAGCTGGCCCTCGGTGTGCTCGGCGTGCTGGTCACGGCCGGCGAGTACTCCACCGGAATGATCCGCTCGACCCTGGCCGCTGTGCCGCGCCGGCTGCCCGTGCTGTGGTCGAAGGCGGCGGTGTACGGGCTGGTCGCGCTGGTCGTCGCCACCGTCGGCACCTTCGTCGCCTTCCTCGTCGGCAGCCGGATCGTGTCCGGCACGCCGGCCGCCATGGGCCTCGGCCACGCCGGTGTCGTCCGCAGCCTCCTGGGCGCCGGGCTCTACCTGGGCCTGGTCGGCGTCATCGGCGCCGCGCTGGGCGCGCTGCTGCGGTCCGTGGCCGGCGGCATCTCCGTCCTGGTCGCCGCCCTCATGCTGGTCCCCGGGCTGATCTCCCTGCTGCCCACCTCCTGGCAGGGCGACATCGACCCCTACCTGCCGAGCCACGCGGGTGAGTCGATCTTCGCGCTGACCCACGACTCGACCACTCTGTCGCCCGGCGCAGGGCTCCTGGTCTTCCTCGGCTGGACCGCGCTCGCGCTGGCCGGGGCGGCGTACCGGCTGATGCGCAGCGACGTCTGA
- a CDS encoding CaiB/BaiF CoA-transferase family protein codes for MPERPETLPLSGITVVSVEQAVAAPFATRQLADLGARVIKVERPGEGDFARRYDTTVHGESSYFVWLNRSKKSVTLDLKSARGRQVLGRLLADADVFVQNLAPGAAVRMELGADALRERFPSLICCSISGYGTTGPWADRKAYDLLVQCQTGLVSLTGGPDEPARVGISVADIAAGMYAYSGILTALFARATTGVARAVEVSLFEALAEWMHQPAYYTRFGGTQPPRVGTQHATIAPYGAYPCADGKDVLFSIQNEREWAALCERFLRDAGLVDDPRFATASARVAHRGELNAIVAARCAESDSTEVMKVLGETGIANAGVNDIEGFLAHPVLAARGRWRDVRIPGGTEVPALVPPADLAGVTPRMGAVPAVGEHTDAVLSELGYGPADIEALRADRIV; via the coding sequence ATGCCCGAGCGTCCCGAAACCCTGCCCCTGTCCGGCATCACCGTCGTCAGCGTCGAGCAGGCGGTGGCGGCCCCCTTCGCGACCCGGCAGCTCGCCGATCTCGGCGCCCGGGTGATCAAGGTGGAGCGCCCGGGAGAGGGAGATTTCGCCCGCCGGTACGACACGACCGTGCACGGCGAGTCCAGCTACTTCGTCTGGCTCAACCGCTCCAAGAAATCCGTGACCCTGGACCTGAAGTCCGCGCGCGGCCGGCAGGTCCTCGGCCGACTGCTCGCGGACGCCGACGTGTTCGTGCAGAACCTGGCACCCGGGGCGGCCGTGAGGATGGAGCTGGGGGCGGACGCGCTGCGCGAGCGCTTCCCGTCCCTGATCTGCTGCTCGATCTCCGGCTACGGCACCACCGGACCCTGGGCCGACCGCAAGGCGTACGACCTGCTGGTGCAGTGCCAGACCGGCCTGGTGTCCCTGACCGGGGGCCCGGACGAGCCCGCCCGGGTGGGCATCTCGGTCGCCGACATCGCCGCCGGCATGTACGCCTACTCGGGCATCCTCACCGCCCTGTTCGCCCGGGCCACCACGGGTGTCGCGCGTGCGGTGGAGGTGTCGCTGTTCGAGGCGCTCGCGGAGTGGATGCACCAGCCCGCCTACTACACGCGCTTCGGCGGCACCCAGCCCCCGCGCGTCGGCACCCAGCACGCCACCATCGCACCGTACGGCGCCTACCCCTGCGCCGACGGCAAGGACGTCCTGTTCTCCATCCAGAACGAACGCGAATGGGCCGCCCTGTGCGAGCGGTTCCTGCGGGATGCCGGCCTGGTCGACGACCCCCGCTTCGCCACCGCTTCCGCCCGTGTGGCCCACCGCGGGGAACTGAACGCGATCGTCGCCGCCCGATGCGCCGAGTCGGACAGCACCGAGGTGATGAAGGTGCTGGGGGAGACGGGCATCGCCAACGCCGGGGTCAACGACATCGAGGGCTTCCTGGCCCATCCCGTGCTCGCCGCCCGCGGCCGATGGCGGGACGTGCGGATTCCCGGCGGCACGGAGGTGCCCGCCCTGGTCCCGCCGGCGGACCTGGCCGGTGTGACACCCCGCATGGGCGCCGTCCCCGCCGTGGGCGAACACACCGATGCAGTCCTCAGCGAACTGGGCTACGGCCCGGCCGACATCGAGGCGCTGCGAGCAGACCGGATCGTGTGA
- a CDS encoding MBL fold metallo-hydrolase, giving the protein MAGSRSTSSGLRALQPAAFGADPSGERMARIRRSPHFKDGVFQNPGGVARARPSGSMQAFAKLYFDKDQRSRRAPRGTVPVHSTTLADLAKPAATGLRLTWLGHSSVLAEIDGQRVLFDPVWGERCSPFPFAGPRRLHPVPLPLAALGPVDVVVISHDHYDHLDMPTIKALAGTDTVFAVPLGVGAHLEHWGVSADRLRELDWHEATKVGGLTLTATPARHFCGRGLRNTQHTLWASWVVAGGEHRIYHSGDTGYFDGFKDIGAEHGPFDATMIQIGAYSDYWPDSRTDSVPLPGAWPDIHMNPSQGVQSHLDLQQGRPGGVMLPIHWGTFNLSLHPWAEPGEWTLAAAGAVGQAVAVPVPGLPFEPAGVLPTRPWWRDVSLPLDRKWPAPEIPPVASRDDLDLVGEG; this is encoded by the coding sequence GTGGCCGGTTCCCGTTCGACGAGCTCCGGGCTCCGCGCGCTGCAGCCCGCAGCCTTCGGTGCCGACCCCAGCGGCGAGCGCATGGCGCGCATCCGCCGCTCGCCCCATTTCAAGGACGGGGTCTTCCAGAATCCCGGAGGCGTCGCACGGGCCCGGCCCTCCGGCTCGATGCAGGCCTTCGCGAAGCTCTACTTCGACAAGGACCAGCGCTCCCGCAGAGCCCCGCGGGGCACCGTGCCCGTGCACTCCACCACGCTCGCCGACCTGGCGAAGCCGGCCGCCACCGGCCTCAGGCTGACCTGGCTGGGGCACTCCAGCGTCCTCGCGGAGATCGACGGACAGCGGGTGCTCTTCGACCCCGTGTGGGGCGAGCGCTGCTCGCCCTTCCCCTTCGCCGGGCCCCGGCGACTGCACCCGGTGCCGCTGCCGCTGGCCGCGCTCGGCCCGGTCGACGTGGTGGTCATCTCCCACGACCACTACGACCACCTGGACATGCCCACCATCAAGGCGCTGGCCGGCACGGACACCGTGTTCGCCGTGCCGCTCGGCGTCGGCGCCCACCTCGAACACTGGGGCGTCTCGGCGGACCGCCTGCGCGAGCTGGACTGGCACGAGGCCACCAAGGTCGGCGGGCTCACACTGACCGCGACGCCCGCCCGCCACTTCTGCGGCCGAGGTCTGCGCAACACCCAGCACACGCTGTGGGCGTCCTGGGTCGTCGCGGGCGGGGAACACCGGATCTACCACAGCGGCGACACCGGCTACTTCGACGGCTTCAAGGACATCGGCGCCGAACACGGCCCGTTCGACGCCACGATGATCCAGATCGGCGCGTACTCCGACTACTGGCCCGACAGCCGCACGGATTCCGTGCCGCTGCCGGGCGCGTGGCCGGACATTCACATGAACCCCTCGCAGGGCGTCCAGAGCCACCTCGACCTGCAGCAGGGCCGGCCGGGCGGGGTCATGCTGCCGATCCACTGGGGAACGTTCAACCTGTCGCTGCACCCCTGGGCCGAGCCGGGGGAGTGGACGCTGGCCGCGGCCGGCGCGGTGGGACAGGCGGTCGCCGTTCCTGTCCCGGGCCTGCCCTTCGAGCCTGCCGGTGTCCTCCCCACGCGCCCCTGGTGGCGGGACGTGTCCCTGCCCCTGGACCGCAAGTGGCCCGCTCCGGAGATTCCGCCGGTGGCGTCTCGTGACGACCTCGACCTGGTGGGCGAGGGCTGA
- a CDS encoding response regulator transcription factor — MTTVLVVDDQPLQRYGFRMLLDSVPETEVVGEAAHGAEAVRKAAELRPDVVLMDVRMPGMDGIEATRRIVAAGDRSRVLVLTTFDLDEYVYAALRAGASGFLLKDVRAEELLAGIRAVAAGDAVIAPALTRRLLHEFARLVPPGDGLAEDPRLSSLTDREREILVAIGKGWSNGEIAAHFVVSESTVKTHVGRVLSKIGARDRVQAVIFAYDHGLARPQGG, encoded by the coding sequence GTGACCACAGTGCTCGTCGTGGACGACCAGCCGCTCCAGCGGTACGGCTTCCGCATGCTCCTCGACTCCGTGCCGGAGACGGAGGTGGTCGGCGAGGCCGCGCACGGAGCCGAAGCCGTGCGCAAGGCCGCCGAACTGCGCCCCGACGTCGTGCTCATGGACGTACGCATGCCGGGCATGGACGGCATCGAGGCGACACGCCGGATCGTCGCCGCCGGCGACCGCTCCCGCGTCCTCGTCCTGACCACCTTCGACCTCGACGAGTACGTGTACGCGGCCCTGCGTGCCGGAGCAAGCGGCTTCCTCCTCAAGGACGTCCGCGCCGAGGAACTCCTGGCAGGCATCCGCGCGGTGGCCGCCGGGGACGCCGTGATCGCCCCCGCGCTCACCCGTCGCCTCCTCCACGAGTTCGCCCGTCTCGTGCCGCCCGGTGACGGCCTGGCCGAGGACCCGAGACTGAGCTCCCTCACCGACCGCGAACGCGAGATCCTCGTCGCCATCGGCAAGGGCTGGAGCAACGGCGAGATCGCGGCCCACTTCGTGGTGTCCGAGTCCACGGTGAAGACCCATGTCGGCCGCGTCCTGTCCAAGATCGGCGCCCGTGACCGCGTCCAGGCGGTGATCTTCGCCTACGACCACGGCCTGGCCCGGCCTCAAGGGGGCTGA